The Arabidopsis thaliana chromosome 5, partial sequence genomic interval TAGCAAAGAACATGAAAGTTCTCAAACATGGTACTGCCATCACTCAAAGCACCACATTCCGTTGAATGAAACGCAAAATATCAGATGGACGCAAACCCAAACTCTCGAAAAATGGTTCAAACTCATTGATGGGATTGTTGAAGAATAAAGTCCGTTgctttcagtttcagtttgaATAAGTCTTATGACTTTGTTTGTCTTTCAAATAACATCCCTAAGTATTAGGAGATAGACTAGCATTTCAGTTCCGTTTATTTAGCAGTCTGTTGCATTCTTGTTATCTTTGTAACTTGATCTATTTAAGATCTCTATCGTCTATGAGAATAACACACAAGTTACACATTTGTTCTCTGAGTCACTAGTTCGTTTACAACAAGTGGTAGCAGAGCTTTTGTTCTTAAACGCTCAAAGAAATGAGTGAGAAAGATGGTTTGAGCATTCCAAAATTCGACGGAGATTACGAACACTGGGCAATGCTCATGGAGAATCTCATGAGGTCCAAGGAGTGGTGGGATCTCATTGAGCATGGAGTTATGCAGCCAGAGAGAAACGTGATCCTGACGGGAGCCCAAAGAACAGAGCTTGCAGAGAGTAAGCTCAAAGATTTGAAGGCAAAGAATTACTTCTTTGCTTCAATCGACAAGGCAACTCTGAAGACGATTGCAAAGAAGGACACAGCTAAAGATATTTGGGAGTCCATGAAAACAAAGTACCAGGGGAACAAGAAGGTTCAAAGCGCCCAACTGCAGAGACTGCGAAGGAACTTTGAAGTGTTAGAAATGAAAGAGGGAGACACCATTGATGGGTATTTCTCAAAGGTGATGGTGGTGGCAAATGACATGAGAAACCTTGGTGAGAGCATGCCGGATGCAAAGATTGTTGAGAAAATCCTGAGAACATTGGTGGAGAAATACACATATGTGGTGTGTGCAATTGAGGAGTCAAATGACATCACAGAACTCTCAGTGGATTCATTGCAGAGCTCACTACTAGTGCACGAACAGAAGCTGAGTAgacatggagatgatgagcGTGCACTTAAGATTGAGGGCAGGTGGGATTCTAGTGGAGGAAGAGGTCGTGGTGGACACCAAAACCGTGGAAAAGGAAGAGGAGGATATCAAGGACGTGGCAGAGGTAGCACAAActtcaacaaagaaacagtGGAGTGCTACAAATGTCACAGACTGGGGCATTTCAAATTCGAATGCCCGGAGTGGGAGAAGACTGCTCATTATGCAGAACTGGAGGAAGATGTTCTGCTCATGGCGCATGTTGATATTCAAAGAGCAGGAAACGATGAGGTCTGGTTCTTAGATTCGGGGTGTTCGAATCACATGTGCAGCACAAGAGAGTGGTTTGTGGAGTTTGACTCAACATTCAAGCATAGTGTTAAACTTGGAGATAACAGGAAGATGAGTGtagaaggaagaggaagtcTCCGACTCATCATTAATGGGGCAGCacaaaagataacaaaagtTTACTATGTCCCAAAGTTGAAGAACAATCTCTTGAGTGTTGGGCAGCTGCAGCAGAAGGGACTGAGAATCATCATTGAAGATGATGTGTGTGAGATCTGGCACAAGCAGCAGAGAAGACTACTCATGTTCTCAACTATGACAAAAAACCGGATGTTTGTCATACAGGCAGCAGTGAgaggagacaaagaaaaagaagaagggaacTGTCTGCAAGCTGTTTCAGATGAGAAAGTTGAGGAACTGTGGCATAGGCGACTTGGACACCTGAATCAAGGAGGAATGCAGAGTTTGTCAGAGAAACAGATGGTGATAGGGATGCCTATGCAAACAAAGACCAATGCTGCAGAGTTGTGTGATGTATGCATGAAGGGAAAACAGAACAGGCTTAGCATTCCAAAGAAGAGTTCATGGAGAGCAAGTCGGGGTCTCCAATTGGTCCACACAGACATCTGCGGACCAATAACTCCCACATCAGAAGGTGGCAAGAGGTACATCATTAACTTTATTGATGACTATAGTCGTAAGTGCTGGACCTATTTCTTGTCAGAGAAATCGGAAGCTTTGAGAGTGTTCAAAGAGTTCAAGGTGGCTGCAGAGAGGGAACTCGGAGTGAGTTTGATATGCTTGAGATCAGACAGAGAAGGCGAGTACAACTCTAATGCGTTTCAGGAGTTCTGTAAGGAACATGGGATTAAAAGACAACTCACTGCAGCATACACTCCTCAACAGAATGGAGTTGCAGAGAGGAAAAACAGGAGCCTGTTGAACATGACAAGGTGTATGCTGTTTGGGATGTCAGTACCAAGGAGATTTTGGCCGGAAGCTGTGCAATATGCAGTACACATATTGAATAGAAGTCCCTCTAAAGCTCTTGCAGATGCTACACCAGAAGAAATGTGGAGCAAGCATAAGCCATCAATCGATCACCTAAGAGTGTTTGGGTGTGTAGGGTACGCACTAGTGCCATATGAGAAGAGAATTAAGTTGGATGAAAAGAGTAGAAAATGTGTGATGCTGGGAGTGAGTAAAGAGTCAAAAGCATACCGCCTGTATGACCCTGAGACAAAGAAGATCATTATCAGTCGTGATGTGCAGTTTGATGAGAAACTAAGGTGGAATTGGGAAGAGGATCAGCAAGAAGACTCACCTAAATGGGAAGAGAGTGATGCTGATTCTGAAAAAACTGCAGAGAACGCTGAAAATGAGGAGAGAGAAGCAGAAGAGGACGAACCTGCAGCAGTCACTGATACACCTGCAGCAGTCACAGATACACCTGCAGAAAACGAACAAGCTCCAGTCAGAGGAACCAGTGGCAGAACGATACAGCCACCTGTGTGGATGAAGGATTATGTAACAGGAGGAAAAAGCTTGTTTGTTATTGATGGTGATGAGGTAATGGCGCTGTATACTGCAGCAGAGGATCCAGAGAGCTTCGAGGAAGCAGCCCAACAtgagaaatggagaaaagCTATGGAAGTGGAGATAAAATCCATAGAAGATAACAACACTTGGGAGATCATAGAGCTGCCTGAAGGTGCAAAAGTAATTGGAGTAAAGTGGATTTAGAAAACCAAATACAATGAGAAAGGAGAAGTAGACAAGTTTAAAGCCAGGCTCGTGGCAAAGGGATACCACCAGAGGCAAGGAATTGACTTCGAAGAGGTGTTTGCTCCTGTGGCCAGATGGGATACTATAAGAACCCTACTTGCAAAGGCTGCTCAAAAGGGGTGGAAAGTGTTTCAACTGGATGTCAAAAGTGCATTCTTACATGGTGAATTGAATGAAGATGTTTACATCGAACAACCACAGGGCTTTGAAgtagaaggagaagaggagaaagtTTACAAACTCAGAAAAGCTCTCTATGGTCTGAGACAAGCACCTAGAGCATGGTACAGCAGAATAGAAAGTTATTTTGCTAAGGAGGGGTTCAAGAAATGCTACTGTGAGCATACCTTGTTCGTCAAAGCAGAGCGTGGAGGGGTTCTGATTGTGAGTGTGTACGTGGATGATCTCATATATACAGGTAACTCAGACTCCATGCTAGCTGACTTTAAGGCGTCGATGACAAAAGAGTTTGCTATGACAGACTTGGGTTTGATGAAATATTTCTTGGGGGTGGAAGTGATTCAAGATGACAAAGGAATtttcatcaaacaacaaaagtatGCTGCAGAGATACTTGAAAGATTTGGTATGGAGAGGTGTAATTCGGTCAAAAATCCAATTGTTCCTGGAAACAAGCTTTCAAAGGAAGGTGCTGGAGCAGAAGTTGATCCAACAACATTCAAACAGCTGGTTGGAAGCTTAAGGTACCTAACTGCAACTCGACCAGATCTCATTTCTTCTGTGAATTTGGTGAGTAGATACATGGAACATCCAAATGAGCAACACATGTTGGCAGTCAAGAGAATCCTGAGGTATGTACAAGGGACAGCAGGGTTTGAAATTTAGTATTGGCGTGGTAACAAGGAGGAGCTGGTTGGTTTCTCTGACAGTGAGTATGCAGGAGACATTGATGATAGGAAAAGCACTTCCGGCTATGTGTTTATGTTGGGAGGAGGAGCAGTATCATGGGCGTCAAAGAAACAAGCCATAGTAACGTTGTCGACAACTGAAGCTGAGTTTGTAGCAGCAGCTCATGGAGCGTGTCAAGGAATCTGGTTGAGAAATGTACTTGAAGAAATCGGTGAAACACTAGAAGAAGGAACAGTTATGTACTGTGATAACAGCTCTACTATCAAGCTCTCAAAGAATCCTGTACTGCACGGAAGGAGCAAACACATTCATGTCAGGTATCATTTCCTGCGTGAACTTGTCAATGATGGAGTAATGCAAATCAAGTTCTGTCCTACACACGAGCAGTTGGCTGATGGCATGACAAAGGCACTTAAGTTGGCGACGTTCGTGTATCTAAGAGAGAAGATGGGAGTATGTCTGAAAGAAGAGTAAACTGGAAAGGAGTTCCAGTTTAAGGGAAGGATTGAAGAATAAAGTCCGTTgctttcagtttcagtttgaATAAGTCTTATGactttgttttgtctttcaaATAACATCCCTAAGTATTAGGAGATAGACTAGCATTTCAGTTCCGTTTATTTAGCAGTCTGTTGCATTCTTGTTATCTTTGTAACTTGATCTATTTAAGATCTCTATCGTCTATGAGAATAACACACAAGTTACACATTTGTTCTCTGAGTCACTAGTTCGTTTACAACAATTGTAACTTAGAAACTTAGTCAACGCTGGGATATATCCTCCTTTCGAGTATCATCAATCTTGGACAATAAAGCCAAAACAAAACGAGGTGAATTCTTACCAATATGCTCTGCATCAACAAAACTAAGTGTTCTAGTATAATGCAAGTAATCAAAGAGAGCTTTTTGAGCTTCATTCTTCATAGCTCTCGAAACCCGATTCCCGAAAACCCGTGTAGGTGACTGAGACCAATGTCGTAAAGAAGATTTATCCCCACAGACAAATCTACCACTCTGAAAACATCTCACTGCACTATAAACATGACAAAGCTTCGACCTTGAAATGTGGTTTTGATGAGCAATGGAGAAGATATTGAATTGAGCAATCCTTTCTAGTTTTTCCAGAAATCTTGAGAACATCACtgaaaccctaaacactaagGCAAAGAGAGGAATCAAACACCAACCCTAAAACCCAAGGACAAAATGCAAAGCTATGTAAGattcatcaaaaataatttctttccTTGAGAACTCATcaaaataattgatatttaCCAGAGAATTAAGGACTATAAGGCGATTGAATCCTCCATCTTCACCTAATTTTCTAAGGTTTCATCGCACATAATTTCTCTGTGCCCTTTGCTAAAACCTCCATCTCATGGCTCTTTACTTCTCCGACTGTGATCTTTTCACTTTCCAGGCAACCCCGAGATGCAATTTACTAATAGGCCCCTGAATTCTTCCTTGTCATATTAATGTGACCATATCTTTTCTTCCTACTTATCAGTATTTGAAAAAATGGTCTAATTGGTCGTATATCGGAAACCTaaaaagtttctcaaacaaaaaaattattaatatttacttaattaaatttttattttagtgaaAAAATTGAACCATTTAAAATAAGAGAAATGTTATGATGACTTGTATAGATTATCTCATAGTTTTTCACTTGAAAATTTTTttacactctctctcttctcttttcattttctaaattattttagtagtGAGAAACTATCTTGAAAATTTTTttacactctctctcttctcttttcattttctaaattattttagtagtGAGAAACTATCTTGAGAGACTACTAATGGAAATGGTCTTAGATTCTGACTATACGTTCATGTGACGTATAAATTATTACTTTGACCgcttataataataaaaatattttatgctATAATCTGTTATGTTGGCTAATGCATCTTTCATTGGAAAAATTCTgttaactaaatattttttccttacaTGATATAGAGATTCTAAAATGAGCTAATTGACATGGTACGCTCTGCTCATCATTTTCTAAGACGAATTCAGTTTCAAATTCAGAGTCTAGTAGAGATGCTTCAATCAGGAGACTAACCCTAGTATGATGACGATTCGCTGCTATAGGtctaacataaaaattattcCCATACCTAGAATCACTAAGACAATGAAAAATACCCTTCAGAAAGTACGTCATGGTAAACTTCAAATCCTCTAAATCCTAAAAGATTATCCTAGAACGCTCCTTGACACTCTACATTTCTTATTCGAcaattcttaatttgttttcaataaataGTTGAGTTAAATTGAACTGATTGGAGGTGTTGTTctagtaaattaaaaaaaaaactaaacaatgtTTTGAgcataaaaaattattacgtTGATAAGATTTAACATATAACTTCTAATTGTAAAAAATATAGTACATGAAAACTATAcgaaatatctaaaaataataatttatgtcACGTTTGTGATTAGTAATTATCAAAAGTAATATACTTTACACAGTATCAATACGAGGTTTCCATTCAAAACTAGCATTTTcgttttttgtattttatataatatccATTCAGGCCCGGCTTAGAGGCAGTGCTGGCAGTGCTAAAGCACTGGGTCCaccatttttttctaatttttacaAGGttttaagatataaattttttggtGGAGCGGCTTACGTGTGAAGCTCcacaaaaatacattttaattgGACAACATGCAAAATGATATACTACTGAGTACAATATCTATGGTGCACTCATTGGTACGtcataaagaaaataatattatctatataattTTCTGCAACTCTTTATATAATTggttacatttttaaattaaaaaatgtgatagtttttgaagataaaaaaacttataatatgtttttcgaccaatatatcatatattttaaaacagaaaagcaatatatatttccgaaaattttattttttacactACAACGTATAACTTACTAGTGTGTATTAGTTTATGTCATTTCCTTATC includes:
- a CDS encoding transcription termination factor family protein codes for the protein MFSRFLEKLERIAQFNIFSIAHQNHISRSKLCHVYSAVRCFQSGRFVCGDKSSLRHWSQSPTRVFGNRVSRAMKNEAQKALFDYLHYTRTLSFVDAEHIGKNSPRFVLALLSKIDDTRKEDISQR